The Alysiella filiformis sequence AACACATTCATCATCGGCAAAGTGGGCGCAATCAAAGCCATGGGAATGGGGATGATTTTCAAATGATTGGGTTTACCATGAACCACTTGGCGCAGAATTTGCAAATAATCCGCCAAAGTGTGTTGTGTTGCCCCCGTCATGTTCACAATGGTGCCGTGTGGAAGAGGGTGTTCAGCCATATTTGCCAAACCTTCCGCCACATCAAACACATGCACAGGCTGAAAATCAAATTGACCGCCATTGGGCAATGCCCAAATCGGCATATTCGCCATTTTCAAAAAAGCCTCGCAACTTTCGCCACCACGCCCAAACACAATGGACGGACGCCCCACATTCACAGTCAAACCGCTTGATAATAAAGCCACATCGCCACGCCCTTTGCTGCCCACAAACGGCACTTCATGCGCCGCGTCCGCGCCCAAAGCGGAAAGCTGCACCCAATGTTTCACGCCCACTTCACGCGCCCAAGCCGCCAATTTCACAGGCGTGTGATGATGAACGGTTTCCAAAACATCAGCGTGGCGCGACATCACGCCCACCGCATTCACAATCACATCTTGATTTTGCAAGACTTTTTTCGCTGACGTTTCATTCAGATTCACAAAATCCACTTCCTGCCGCGTGGCAATGTGAACTTGATGACCGCGTTCGCGCAAAATGCGTGCGATTTGTTTTCCGATGAAACCGCGTCCGCCAAAAATCAAAATATTCATGGTGTTACACTCCGTTCAGTTTGTTCAGAAAGGCGGTCTTTTTTCGTTTCAGGCTGCCTGAAAGTCATTTTTTCTTTTTGCAAGGCATGAATTTGTTTGCGTACCAAATACGCCAGCACCAACAGCAGACTCACTCCACCAAAAATCGCCCAACGCAAGGAATACAAAACCGTTTGCCCCAAATCCTCCGCAAAACTTGGCACAAACAACAGCACGCACAGCAAAGGCAAAAACAGCGTCAGCCCCAAATACAGCCGTTGCCAGAACATCGCCGCGACTTCTTTCACGCCATCGCGCTCGTCATCGCACAGGAAACCCAGCGTTTTTTTCAAAGGCACGCTCAATAATCCCCAGCAGACCAAGCTGATTGTCAAAGCAATGGTCATCATCACAAATAATTCAAAAACTTCCATGATTAAACTCCTAACTATTTAAAAAAATTAAAATTTAAAAAATAAAGGTGAAACAAAAACCGCTGATTGATGTTGAAAATAATCAGCTTTTTGCATTTCAGGCTGCCTGCGCTGATATTCACCAAGCTGCCATGCAGACAACGTGAGCAAGACGCAAAACAAACTGGTTTTGATAAATAAACTGGGATTTTTTTCTTTTTGTACAACATGATAATTTGCCCAAGCAAAGCAGCCTGAAAATAGCCAAGCCAAATAACCCCAAGAAAATATTTCCAAAAACATCAAACTGCTCAATATCAAAATAATCGTGATTTCCGAGAAATAAAATCGCACAGTTCTCCCAGAATGCAATGCAGAACATGTGATAAATAGGAAAATATTTGCATAAAATGGCAAACTGTATGGCAACAGAAAAAAGAACAGCAGCCCTGAAGAAACAAATTCCATGCCGATTTTGGGTTCGCTGTTACCTAATGCTGCGCTGGGCAGAAATAAAGATGCCAAATACAGTAGCAAAATCGGTAACAACAGTTTATTCATGCTAATAAGACGATGTGTGGCGGTTTTATAAGCAAAAATCCCAAAATACATCAAAATAATACAAAAAATAAACACCATAATTGGCTTTCAAAATTGGATTTATTTTTTGCGCTGATGATACGGCACATTGCACATGCCATTTTCGCATTTCGGTTTGCCAATCAACCAAGTGGGAAAACGGTTGCGGTTGCGCGCAAAAATCGGGTAAAACCAATCGGCTAGCTGTTTGGCAATCGGCAAATGCGTGATTTTGACGATTGTCCAGTCGTCCAAACCGCGATGCACCAAACGCACGGCTGGCATACCGCGCAAAATTTGCCCATCGGCATCAATGGCGTGCAAATAAGTCAATGAATCTTCAACAGAAATACCGTGTTTTGCCAACACATCTTCATTGCCTTGAATGGGAATGGTCAAATATTCGTGGGCGCGGCGGCTTTCGTTGAGCAACGCCATTTCACGCGCACACAGGGGGCATTGGGCATCGTAGAAAATTTGGTGTTTCATATTTCAATTCCTTGTTTTATGATGATAAATTTGATTTTTTATTGCCGTCCGCTAGGACTTCAGGCAGCCTGAAAAAAATCATTTTTTGTAACACGTTCCGCTTTCGCAATGGGGTTTGCGTAACAGCCAACGTGGGATTTTGTAACGATTTCGCGCAATCTTGGGATAAGCCCAATCGCACAATGGACGCAAAATCGGCAATCTTGACCAGCGTACCCACGCCAAAGTTTCGCTGTAAATCAAACGCAAAGCTGGCATACCGTTCAATACCGTGCCATCGTTGCGAATCGCGTACAAATCGCGCATGGCTTGTTGTGGTGTAATGCCATGTTGCAAAAGCCAATTTTCATTGCCTTGCACGCTCAATGGCTGAACGTGGTCGGCATTCGCACCTTGCATACGCAAATTCACGGCACGCACACAAAGCGGACATTCGGCATCGTAAAAAAATTGGTGGGGTTTCATGGGTTTATCCTTAAATTGCATTTTCAGGCAGCCTGAAGACA is a genomic window containing:
- a CDS encoding NAD-dependent epimerase/dehydratase family protein, translating into MNILIFGGRGFIGKQIARILRERGHQVHIATRQEVDFVNLNETSAKKVLQNQDVIVNAVGVMSRHADVLETVHHHTPVKLAAWAREVGVKHWVQLSALGADAAHEVPFVGSKGRGDVALLSSGLTVNVGRPSIVFGRGGESCEAFLKMANMPIWALPNGGQFDFQPVHVFDVAEGLANMAEHPLPHGTIVNMTGATQHTLADYLQILRQVVHGKPNHLKIIPIPMALIAPTLPMMNVLSNGFVSAGSMKLLQQGSCADCGDFAALLGREPLGVRDFVY
- a CDS encoding thiol-disulfide oxidoreductase DCC family protein, giving the protein MKHQIFYDAQCPLCAREMALLNESRRAHEYLTIPIQGNEDVLAKHGISVEDSLTYLHAIDADGQILRGMPAVRLVHRGLDDWTIVKITHLPIAKQLADWFYPIFARNRNRFPTWLIGKPKCENGMCNVPYHQRKK
- a CDS encoding thiol-disulfide oxidoreductase DCC family protein — protein: MKPHQFFYDAECPLCVRAVNLRMQGANADHVQPLSVQGNENWLLQHGITPQQAMRDLYAIRNDGTVLNGMPALRLIYSETLAWVRWSRLPILRPLCDWAYPKIARNRYKIPRWLLRKPHCESGTCYKK